Proteins encoded together in one Fimbriiglobus ruber window:
- a CDS encoding glycosyltransferase family 9 protein, whose amino-acid sequence MLLTDVEPRRIALLKPSALGDIVHALPVLTALRERFPAAQISWVVNKAYEPLLAGHPHLTDTIAFDRGAFKKSPIRAARYALQFLDALRKRRFDLVIDLQGLLRTGLMCAASGAPVRVGFANAREGSRHFYTHRIAVPDADQIHAVDRYWRIASVLGAGGGAKRFVVPLRSEELEAAARDLATLPRPWLALAVGSRWVTKCWPPAHFAELANRARAAFDGSVIFVGVADDTAASAETARALRGPYLDLTGKTSLPRLAAVLARADVVVANDTGPLHLAAALGRPCVAPYTCTLVARHGPYGVPGGGVETAVACHGSYLKQCPNSLVCMPDLTPDKLWGPLRAVLESWANTSRSA is encoded by the coding sequence ATGCTTCTGACCGACGTAGAGCCCCGACGGATCGCTTTGCTCAAGCCGAGCGCGCTGGGCGACATCGTTCACGCCCTTCCGGTGCTTACGGCCCTGCGCGAACGGTTCCCGGCCGCCCAGATTTCCTGGGTCGTGAACAAGGCTTACGAACCACTCCTCGCCGGCCACCCGCACCTAACCGACACAATCGCGTTCGACCGCGGCGCGTTCAAAAAGAGCCCCATTCGGGCAGCACGTTACGCACTGCAATTCTTGGACGCCTTGCGAAAGCGGCGGTTCGATCTGGTGATCGACTTGCAGGGTCTTCTCCGTACCGGCCTGATGTGCGCGGCGAGCGGTGCCCCGGTTCGCGTCGGTTTCGCCAACGCCCGCGAGGGGAGTCGACACTTCTACACGCACCGCATCGCCGTTCCCGACGCCGACCAGATCCACGCGGTCGACCGCTACTGGCGAATCGCGTCCGTACTTGGGGCTGGCGGTGGTGCGAAGCGATTCGTCGTACCGCTCCGATCGGAAGAGTTGGAAGCGGCGGCACGCGACCTGGCGACGTTACCTCGACCGTGGCTCGCCCTGGCGGTCGGTTCGCGGTGGGTGACGAAGTGCTGGCCGCCGGCGCACTTTGCCGAACTCGCGAACCGGGCACGCGCCGCGTTCGACGGGTCCGTGATCTTCGTTGGGGTGGCCGACGATACCGCGGCATCGGCCGAGACTGCGCGGGCGTTGCGCGGGCCGTACCTCGATTTAACCGGGAAGACATCGCTCCCGCGACTCGCCGCGGTGCTGGCCCGGGCCGATGTGGTGGTGGCGAACGACACCGGCCCGTTGCACCTGGCGGCCGCCCTCGGCCGACCCTGCGTGGCACCATACACCTGCACGCTCGTCGCGCGACACGGGCCTTACGGCGTACCCGGCGGCGGGGTGGAAACGGCCGTCGCGTGTCACGGCAGCTATCTCAAGCAGTGCCCGAACAGCCTCGTCTGCATGCCCGACCTGACGCCCGACAAACTCTGGGGGCCGCTCCGCGCGGTACTCGAATCATGGGCCAACACGTCCCGTTCCGCCTGA
- a CDS encoding undecaprenyl-phosphate glucose phosphotransferase: MVKRSSQPLSVWFMVWDVVVTSAAWVGAYMVRFDTGIPLVNNHQPDFELCVRNLPLICILCLVSYRVTRMYEIHRMRRFREEMVAVGKGVALLSLLVMSTNFARQYPYESRLAMVLFGVLTFAGVLACRRVSWSVLGRLRSRGYNQSHALIVGTGRLARRTARSLENASWMGIQTVAYVDDQHGQTHFDHPVLGPIVDLPKFVYEQHIEHVFIALPLNRYSDARRVFDVLSQTLVDVRLVADVPALTALSLTTSTLHGMTFIGLRESPYHGLNLVVKRIMDIGLSLFAIALFAPFMAAIAALIKVTSTGPILYRQERCSLNGKSFSMLKFRTMCVNAEVAGPAMTAQKDPRRTRLGSILRTTNLDELPQFFNVLRGDMSLVGPRPERPYYVNKFRKTIPNYMARHAVKCGITGWAQVNGWRGNSSLRKRVQYDLYYITHWNPMFDLRIIVLTAWKMIFGRQRHAY; encoded by the coding sequence ATGGTCAAGCGAAGTAGTCAACCGCTCTCGGTTTGGTTTATGGTCTGGGACGTCGTCGTTACTTCGGCGGCGTGGGTCGGCGCGTACATGGTCCGGTTCGACACCGGCATCCCGCTCGTCAACAACCACCAGCCCGATTTCGAACTCTGCGTCCGCAACCTCCCCCTCATTTGTATTCTGTGTCTCGTCTCGTACCGCGTCACGCGGATGTACGAGATTCACCGCATGCGGCGGTTCCGGGAAGAAATGGTCGCCGTCGGCAAGGGCGTGGCTCTGCTCTCGCTGCTGGTGATGTCGACCAACTTCGCCCGGCAATACCCGTACGAATCCCGGCTCGCGATGGTCCTCTTCGGCGTGCTGACGTTCGCCGGCGTCCTCGCGTGCCGCCGGGTGAGTTGGTCGGTCCTCGGCCGGCTCCGTTCTCGCGGGTACAACCAGAGTCACGCGCTCATCGTCGGCACCGGCCGGCTCGCGCGGCGGACGGCCCGGTCGCTCGAAAACGCGTCCTGGATGGGCATTCAGACCGTCGCCTACGTGGACGACCAGCACGGGCAGACCCACTTCGACCACCCCGTCCTCGGCCCGATCGTGGACCTCCCGAAGTTCGTCTACGAGCAGCACATCGAGCACGTTTTCATCGCACTACCGCTCAACCGGTACTCGGACGCCCGGCGGGTCTTCGACGTCCTGTCGCAGACGCTCGTGGACGTCCGCCTCGTCGCGGACGTGCCCGCGCTCACGGCGCTCTCGCTGACGACCAGCACGCTCCACGGCATGACCTTCATCGGCCTGCGCGAGAGCCCGTACCACGGCTTGAACCTCGTCGTGAAGCGGATCATGGACATCGGGCTGTCCCTGTTCGCGATCGCGCTGTTCGCCCCGTTCATGGCGGCCATCGCCGCCCTGATCAAGGTGACGAGTACCGGGCCGATCCTGTACCGCCAGGAGCGGTGTTCGTTGAACGGGAAGTCGTTCTCGATGCTCAAGTTCCGGACGATGTGCGTTAACGCCGAAGTCGCCGGGCCCGCGATGACGGCGCAGAAAGACCCGCGCCGGACGCGCCTCGGGTCGATCCTCCGCACGACGAACTTGGACGAACTGCCGCAATTCTTCAACGTCCTCCGCGGCGACATGAGTCTCGTCGGCCCGCGACCGGAGCGGCCTTACTACGTCAACAAATTCCGCAAGACGATCCCGAACTACATGGCCCGCCACGCGGTCAAGTGCGGGATCACCGGCTGGGCTCAGGTGAACGGCTGGCGGGGGAACTCGTCGCTCCGCAAGCGGGTGCAGTACGACCTCTACTACATCACCCACTGGAACCCGATGTTCGACCTGCGAATCATCGTCCTGACCGCCTGGAAGATGATCTTCGGCCGCCAACGGCACGCGTATTGA
- a CDS encoding Na+/H+ antiporter: MHPFEVVLILIAVGIGLGILARWWGIPYPILLVVGGLLLSIQPWAPPFALEPNIVFIAFLPPLLYAAAFNIEWSAFRSQLRPITLLAVGLVMFTTVLVAWLAHDVFGMPWAVGFVLGAIVSPPDAVAAGAITQRVKVPRVVSTVLEGESLVNDASALVTYRMAIATVTYGTFSLWEAGSQFVIVSVGGVAVGLGGAWLILQLHRWLRWTKLGDTKINIALTLLTPYAVYLPSEHMHLSGVLATVAAGLFVGTRCPLVFTREFYTEARAVWEMMEFLLNGLIFILIGFQLPQVLNDLSSEYTVGQLAAYALAVCAVVVAARLIWMFPGAYLPRWLDRQFLGYGDPYPPWQSVIVVGWTGMRGVVSLAAAMAIPKVTDMGDVFPYRDLIQFLTFWVIFATLVGQGLTLPFLIRFLGVDKIAAAEPPDESEAACLNELPPTEGGEAT, from the coding sequence GTGCACCCGTTCGAAGTCGTGTTAATCCTGATCGCGGTCGGCATCGGGCTGGGCATTCTGGCGCGGTGGTGGGGGATACCGTACCCGATTTTGCTCGTCGTCGGTGGACTACTCCTGAGTATTCAGCCGTGGGCTCCGCCGTTCGCGCTGGAGCCGAACATCGTGTTCATCGCGTTCCTCCCGCCGCTTCTGTACGCTGCCGCGTTCAATATCGAATGGTCTGCGTTCCGCAGCCAGCTCCGTCCGATCACGCTCCTGGCGGTCGGGTTGGTCATGTTCACGACCGTACTCGTCGCGTGGCTCGCCCACGACGTGTTCGGGATGCCGTGGGCCGTGGGGTTTGTACTCGGGGCGATTGTCTCCCCGCCCGACGCGGTGGCGGCCGGCGCGATCACGCAGCGGGTCAAGGTGCCCCGGGTGGTCTCCACGGTCCTGGAAGGCGAAAGCCTGGTGAACGACGCCTCGGCACTGGTTACGTACCGGATGGCGATCGCCACGGTGACTTACGGCACGTTCTCACTCTGGGAAGCCGGGAGCCAGTTCGTGATCGTCAGTGTCGGGGGCGTGGCGGTCGGTCTCGGCGGCGCGTGGCTGATCCTGCAGCTGCACCGCTGGCTGCGGTGGACCAAGCTGGGTGACACGAAGATCAACATCGCGCTCACCCTGCTCACGCCCTACGCCGTTTACCTACCGTCGGAACACATGCACCTGTCCGGCGTACTCGCGACGGTGGCGGCCGGGTTGTTCGTCGGGACGCGCTGCCCGCTCGTGTTCACCCGCGAGTTTTACACCGAGGCCCGCGCGGTGTGGGAAATGATGGAGTTTCTGCTGAACGGTTTGATCTTCATCCTGATCGGCTTCCAGCTTCCGCAGGTACTCAACGATCTCAGTTCCGAATACACCGTCGGACAACTTGCGGCTTACGCACTGGCTGTCTGCGCGGTGGTGGTCGCGGCGCGGTTGATCTGGATGTTCCCGGGTGCGTACCTCCCGCGGTGGCTCGACCGTCAATTCTTGGGGTATGGCGACCCGTACCCGCCGTGGCAGTCCGTGATCGTGGTCGGGTGGACGGGGATGCGCGGCGTGGTCTCGCTAGCCGCGGCGATGGCAATCCCCAAGGTGACCGATATGGGCGACGTATTCCCGTACCGGGATCTCATCCAGTTCCTTACGTTCTGGGTGATCTTCGCCACCCTCGTCGGCCAGGGGCTCACCCTGCCGTTCCTGATCCGGTTCCTGGGCGTCGACAAGATCGCCGCGGCCGAACCGCCGGATGAGAGTGAAGCGGCTTGTCTGAATGAACTGCCACCGACGGAGGGGGGCGAAGCGACGTAG
- the kbl gene encoding glycine C-acetyltransferase codes for MADADLNAFLRTQLADLKTKGLYKAERRIESPQRAAISVAAHEVVNFCANNYLGLANHPEIVAAADEGLKAWGYGLSSVRFICGTQSIHKQLEAQIARFFRKGDSILYISCFDANGGLFEPLLTDQDAILSDELNHASIIDGVRLCKAQRFRYKHNDMADLKAKLEEAKNCRFKLIFTDSVFSMDGDLAKLPDICDLADQHKASVGIDDCHATGHLGATGRGAAEELGVLDRIDIITGTLGKTLGGASGGFTAASAEVVDWLRNRSRPYLFSNSVPPALVAAGMKALDLVDTAADMRATLKANTARLRAGLEGAGFTIKPGPTPILPVMLGDAAVATKMADALLAKGIYVIGFSYPVVPQGQARIRIQVSAAHTTAQIDRAIAAFHEAGREVGVIG; via the coding sequence ATGGCCGATGCCGACCTGAACGCGTTTCTTCGGACCCAACTTGCCGACCTGAAGACCAAGGGGCTGTACAAGGCCGAGCGGCGGATCGAGTCGCCGCAGCGGGCGGCGATCAGCGTCGCGGCCCACGAGGTCGTCAACTTCTGCGCGAACAACTACCTAGGTCTGGCGAACCACCCGGAAATCGTCGCGGCTGCGGACGAGGGGTTGAAAGCCTGGGGGTACGGGCTGTCGTCGGTCCGGTTCATCTGCGGGACGCAATCGATCCACAAGCAGCTCGAAGCCCAGATCGCGCGGTTCTTCCGCAAAGGCGACAGCATTCTTTACATCTCCTGCTTCGACGCGAACGGCGGTCTCTTTGAACCGCTGCTCACCGACCAGGACGCGATCCTCTCGGACGAACTGAACCACGCGAGCATTATCGACGGCGTCCGCCTCTGCAAGGCCCAGCGGTTCCGCTACAAGCACAACGACATGGCCGACCTGAAGGCCAAGCTGGAGGAAGCCAAGAACTGCCGGTTCAAACTGATTTTCACGGACAGCGTCTTCAGCATGGACGGCGACCTGGCGAAACTCCCGGACATCTGCGACCTGGCCGACCAGCACAAAGCGTCCGTGGGCATCGACGACTGCCACGCGACGGGCCACCTGGGCGCGACCGGCCGCGGGGCGGCGGAGGAACTGGGCGTCCTCGACCGGATCGACATTATCACCGGGACGTTGGGTAAGACGCTGGGCGGGGCGAGCGGCGGGTTCACGGCCGCGTCGGCCGAAGTGGTCGACTGGCTCCGCAACCGCAGCCGGCCGTACCTGTTCTCGAACTCGGTTCCGCCCGCGCTGGTGGCCGCCGGGATGAAGGCCCTCGACCTCGTGGACACCGCGGCCGACATGCGGGCCACCCTGAAGGCGAACACGGCTCGCCTCCGTGCCGGACTGGAGGGCGCTGGGTTCACGATCAAGCCCGGCCCGACACCGATCCTGCCGGTGATGCTGGGCGACGCCGCGGTTGCTACGAAGATGGCCGACGCGCTGTTGGCGAAGGGGATTTACGTGATCGGGTTCAGCTACCCGGTGGTTCCGCAGGGCCAGGCCCGCATCCGCATCCAAGTGTCGGCGGCCCACACGACGGCCCAGATCGACCGGGCGATCGCCGCGTTCCACGAGGCGGGGCGGGAAGTGGGGGTGATTGGGTGA
- a CDS encoding Maf family protein produces MGQHVPFRLTLASGSLGRRELMKLHGYTFDVLPSNIPEPTEARLGDCRHYVAELAWLKAEAVAPKVPDGVIIAADTVGWLNGKVIGKPDDEADARRILTALSGTVHELWTGVCLWVRPGDWQFTWQEVSRVRMKSLTEAELDSYLRTRKWEGCSGAYAIQVPDDPYLTVETGSVSNVIGLPMESLEKALGWVAKGTIA; encoded by the coding sequence ATGGGCCAACACGTCCCGTTCCGCCTGACCCTCGCCAGTGGGTCGCTCGGCCGCCGTGAACTGATGAAACTACACGGCTACACGTTCGACGTGCTGCCATCGAACATCCCCGAACCGACGGAAGCGCGGCTCGGAGACTGCCGGCACTACGTCGCCGAACTCGCGTGGCTAAAGGCTGAGGCCGTCGCCCCGAAGGTGCCCGATGGCGTTATTATCGCGGCCGACACCGTGGGCTGGTTGAACGGCAAAGTGATCGGCAAGCCGGACGACGAGGCCGACGCCCGGCGCATCCTGACGGCCCTCTCCGGCACGGTCCACGAACTCTGGACCGGCGTCTGCCTCTGGGTCCGCCCGGGCGACTGGCAGTTTACGTGGCAGGAAGTCAGCCGCGTCCGCATGAAGTCGCTTACGGAGGCGGAACTTGACTCGTACCTCCGCACGCGGAAATGGGAAGGTTGTTCCGGCGCCTACGCCATCCAGGTGCCCGACGACCCGTATCTCACAGTCGAAACGGGCTCGGTGAGCAACGTCATCGGGCTGCCGATGGAATCGCTGGAAAAGGCGCTGGGGTGGGTGGCGAAGGGCACAATCGCGTAG
- a CDS encoding exosortase/archaeosortase family protein, protein MSRTTPQIPPPAAPLALLWPLIPAVALVVWAFFPTFEFMYGKWVSDPQYSHGFLVPLFSAYVLWRGGLARLIGGGPWPIVGCTILVAALGLRWLAGGLLFYQLDALALMMSLIAVTLAVGGVRMLKGAAPALLFLVFMVPLPYEIEQNVGAPLKLVATTASTYLLQTIGHPAIAEGNVILIDDVTLGVVDACSGLKMLMTFAAFAVGAVILLDRTRFEKLMILLGIVPIAIVTNVLRITATGVAYTMTQEKATLHFLHDLHGWLMMPLGLALLGLQLWALGRLVVRPAPVNPLGGFAPFRPAFA, encoded by the coding sequence ATGTCGCGCACTACACCACAGATTCCGCCCCCGGCCGCGCCTCTCGCCCTGCTGTGGCCCCTGATCCCGGCGGTCGCCCTCGTCGTGTGGGCGTTCTTTCCGACCTTCGAATTCATGTACGGCAAGTGGGTGTCAGACCCGCAGTATTCGCACGGGTTCCTCGTCCCCTTGTTCTCCGCTTACGTCCTCTGGCGCGGCGGCCTGGCCCGCCTCATCGGGGGCGGACCGTGGCCGATCGTCGGATGTACGATTCTGGTCGCCGCGCTGGGGCTGCGGTGGCTCGCCGGCGGCCTACTGTTCTACCAACTCGACGCGCTCGCCCTCATGATGTCGCTGATCGCGGTGACGCTCGCGGTCGGCGGGGTGCGGATGCTGAAGGGCGCGGCCCCTGCCCTCCTGTTCCTCGTTTTCATGGTGCCGCTGCCCTACGAGATCGAGCAGAATGTCGGTGCGCCGCTCAAGCTGGTCGCCACAACCGCCAGCACGTATCTCCTGCAGACGATCGGCCACCCGGCCATCGCCGAGGGCAACGTCATCCTGATCGACGACGTGACCCTCGGTGTGGTGGACGCGTGCAGCGGCCTGAAGATGCTGATGACGTTCGCCGCGTTCGCGGTCGGGGCGGTCATCCTACTCGACCGGACACGCTTCGAAAAACTGATGATCCTGCTCGGCATCGTCCCCATCGCGATCGTCACGAACGTCCTTCGGATCACAGCGACCGGCGTCGCGTACACGATGACGCAGGAGAAAGCGACCCTGCACTTCCTCCACGATCTGCACGGCTGGTTGATGATGCCGCTCGGCCTGGCTCTGCTCGGGCTGCAGCTCTGGGCGCTCGGGCGGTTAGTCGTCCGACCGGCCCCGGTGAATCCGCTCGGCGGGTTTGCCCCGTTCCGCCCGGCGTTCGCGTGA